A region of the Candidatus Poribacteria bacterium genome:
GGTGCGCGTCCTCAATTTGCGTCTGACAGGTATGGATATGCGATTCAATATCATTCAGTTGTTCTGTAAACTTGTTTACCATCCGATGCACCTCTGCAGGCGATGTGCCACCGAGGCTCTGGTTATTCTGAATCGCCAATTCCGCATCCAGTATCTGCTTGAGCTGCGAAATCGGTATGTCAATCTCTCTCTGTTTCAAAAGTTTTTGCGTGAGTTCCCAATCTGAGAACGTTTTTTCCAGCTGCACGAGTTCCCCGACGAGCCAGCCGACAATCTCATGGCACTCCCGAAAACTAATCCGATGTTCTTTAACGAGATAGTTTGCCAATTCCGTCGCCGTTGCGAAGTTTGCATTCGCCAATTCCGCCATCCGTTCGGTTCTGAAATCCGTGGTTCTGAGGAGTTCCGGTAGCAGACCGAGGCACGCCTTCACAACATCAAACGCCTCCCAAAGCGGGGGTTTATCCTCCTGAAAATCGCGGTTATAGCCCATCGGTAACCCCTTGAGATTCGTCAACAGATCCAGCAACGCGCCGTAGACGCGCCCTGTGCGCCCGCGCGTGAGTTCGGCAATATCGGGATTCTTTTTCTGCGGCATGATGGAACTCCCGAAACTATAGGCATCATCAAGCACCGCCATCCCAAACTCATAAGTCGTCCAATAGATAATTTCTTCGCTAATCCGTGAGAGGTTCGCCATCACAAGCGACAGCGCGAAAAGCACCTCTGCGATAAAATCTCGGCTGCTGATGACATCAAGTGCGTGTTCGTGTGGTGCGTCGAAACCGAGCAGTTCCGTCGTCAGGTGTCGATCAATCGGGAAGGTTGTCCCCGCCAAGGCACACGCGCCGAGGGGATTTATATTGGCAAGGGCATAAGCAGATTGTAGTCGTTTCTGGTCCCGTAGGAACATACTTACGTAAGCCGTCGCCCAGAAACCGAGACTGATCGGCTGTGCGTGTTGGGTATGCGTATAGCCGGGCATGACGGTGTCGGCGTGTGCTTTCGCAATCTGGAGGAAGGCGTCGCAGAGTTCGGAGAGACCGCGTTGGACGTTGAGAATTTCATCCCGAATGTAGAGATGCGCGTCCACGAGTACCTGATCGTTGCGTGAACGAGCGGTGTGGAGTTTACCGCCGAACTCGCGCCCGGCGTTCTCAATCAGATACGACTCGACGTTCATGTGCACGTCCTCTTTATTCGGATCGAGCGTGAAATTGCCGTTCTGAAAATCCGTTTCTGCTTTCTGGAGCCAGCGTAAAATCTCGCGCAGGTCGGCATCGGAGATAATCCCCTGGCGAGCGAGCATGATCGCATGCGCTTGGCTTCCCCAGATATCGTATCCGATGAGTCGGGTGTCGGCTTCAATAGAGTGCGTGAAGGCTATCGTCTCTGTGGTGAGGCTCGTGCTGAAACGTCCACCCCAGAGGGTCTTTCTCGGTTTTCCCACACTTATACCACCTGTGGCGGGCGACGGACTGATGTCGGTTGGATAATTTTGCGTTGATCGGGTGTCAAACGTGCCAACAACTCTTTGGAATGTGGATAGTCAAAACGCTCACGGACATATCTCGGAGAATAGCGATAGACGATCGATCGGCGATATCCCTCACTCGTCCGCTCTGCCGATCCGTGTGTAATCGCATCCGTGAACATGACGACATCACCTGCCTTGAGATAAATCTCCTTCGTGCCAAAGGCTGTCCCTGCGGGTTTACCGCTCACGCCGTCATAGACCAGCCCTTTCCCATCGACCTTCAAGCGCGGGTGAATCTCTGTGCATTTATGGCTCCCAGGCACCAATACGGGTGCGCCATCCCCCGGTCCAATATCGTTGAGCGCCATCAGGACGTTAATCTGTCCGACCATCCATTCGCCGGTGTTCTCCTGTCGGAACGTCAGGTAACTCAGCGGCACATGTCCACCACAGTGGATATGAATGAAACCGCCGGGACCGCGGACGTTGAGGAAATTCTCGTGGATAGAAAGCCCGTTGACCTCGTGGACGTATCTCCGCATCAACCCTATCCATGAAGGATGGTCGATCAACTTCTGAAAAACGTCCCCACCCTCAATAATATTCTGGAAATTCACACCGTTCTCGATGTTGTAGGTATGCGTTTCGATGTTCCCGATCCAACGCGGAATCCGTCTGTCTTCGGTTTCGTCCTCCCACGGATTTTCAACGTAAGTCCAATGGTCATCGATCCACGCGTTCATTTCATCCAGATCAGGTTTCGAGATTGCGTTCTCTAAAATTAGATAGCCTTGTAGGTCGAACAGATAATCTTGTATCTCTTGATCCATGTTCCGTCTCCTTATAAAACTACAAATATGACAGATATGCCTCCAATTCCGCTTCAGTCGGGGTCGGTGTGGAGACACCTCCCTCAGGGACTTCCATCTTTGCTGTCCAGAGAATCCCGTTGAGAATTAACTTACGGAATTGATCATTCCCCCAATTCTGATGGTAATGCCCACCGGTACATCCGAACCCACGCCCGCGATCTGGACGTTCGAAGCACCATCCCAAGTGCTGAGGCTCACCGTTGGCTACCGAGGCACGGACATGTGGATTGCCGCTGTATGGCCCATCGGGTCTTTTGAGCGTTGATGCAGGCGCAATCGCACTCAACACAGGTGTCACGCCCCGCATATTTTCACGAAACCGCATGTGATAATACCACTCGTCTTTCAATGAAAACGGCTCCATCCCACGTGTTATCGGATGTTCAGGAAATTCAGTAAACGTTGCAATCCAATACGGATTCACCGAAAGGCCTGGTTCAAAGTAACCCCCGATCCAGTCTAAGAAGCAATTACCCGGCTTGCCCTTTGGCACCTCGACTGCAAAGTGTAACATCGCGAGTCCTATGCCCTGTGCCATCAATTCACCGATCTGATCAAGATGCGGGATGCTAAGATGGTTT
Encoded here:
- the argH gene encoding argininosuccinate lyase, whose protein sequence is MSPSPATGGISVGKPRKTLWGGRFSTSLTTETIAFTHSIEADTRLIGYDIWGSQAHAIMLARQGIISDADLREILRWLQKAETDFQNGNFTLDPNKEDVHMNVESYLIENAGREFGGKLHTARSRNDQVLVDAHLYIRDEILNVQRGLSELCDAFLQIAKAHADTVMPGYTHTQHAQPISLGFWATAYVSMFLRDQKRLQSAYALANINPLGACALAGTTFPIDRHLTTELLGFDAPHEHALDVISSRDFIAEVLFALSLVMANLSRISEEIIYWTTYEFGMAVLDDAYSFGSSIMPQKKNPDIAELTRGRTGRVYGALLDLLTNLKGLPMGYNRDFQEDKPPLWEAFDVVKACLGLLPELLRTTDFRTERMAELANANFATATELANYLVKEHRISFRECHEIVGWLVGELVQLEKTFSDWELTQKLLKQREIDIPISQLKQILDAELAIQNNQSLGGTSPAEVHRMVNKFTEQLNDIESHIHTCQTQIEDAHRETLRIVDEVCGAG
- a CDS encoding phytanoyl-CoA dioxygenase family protein, which translates into the protein MDQEIQDYLFDLQGYLILENAISKPDLDEMNAWIDDHWTYVENPWEDETEDRRIPRWIGNIETHTYNIENGVNFQNIIEGGDVFQKLIDHPSWIGLMRRYVHEVNGLSIHENFLNVRGPGGFIHIHCGGHVPLSYLTFRQENTGEWMVGQINVLMALNDIGPGDGAPVLVPGSHKCTEIHPRLKVDGKGLVYDGVSGKPAGTAFGTKEIYLKAGDVVMFTDAITHGSAERTSEGYRRSIVYRYSPRYVRERFDYPHSKELLARLTPDQRKIIQPTSVRRPPQVV
- a CDS encoding ThuA domain-containing protein; protein product: MAKKSRIVMVAGSGSRGSGAHEHPAGCDFLADQLNKNVNGVVAVVSQGWPEDPAIFTDTDAIIVYSGGGENHLSIPHLDQIGELMAQGIGLAMLHFAVEVPKGKPGNCFLDWIGGYFEPGLSVNPYWIATFTEFPEHPITRGMEPFSLKDEWYYHMRFRENMRGVTPVLSAIAPASTLKRPDGPYSGNPHVRASVANGEPQHLGWCFERPDRGRGFGCTGGHYHQNWGNDQFRKLILNGILWTAKMEVPEGGVSTPTPTEAELEAYLSYL